One window of Nocardia nova SH22a genomic DNA carries:
- a CDS encoding isopenicillin N synthase family dioxygenase: MVDRALPVLDLASAESAPQRFRAELRAATHEFGFFYLTGHGIASERAAELLGLARRFFALPDAAKQEIAQLRSPQFRGYSRLGGELTNGRVDWREQIDIGPEAEVIPGARGYWNLQGPNLWPSALPELRPAVHAWDESLATVGRALLRHWAAALGANDDFFDPAFTDRPATLIKIVRYPGNRDNPQGVGAHKDSGVLTLLLVEPDSRGLQVESSSGGWIDVSPLPGAFIVNIGELLEVATGGYLRATRHRVLAPEPGADRIAIPYFHNPALDARIPLLPLPPELAAAARGVTADPANPIFDTYGENAWKSRTRAHPDVAELHHGIRPSAPASAY; this comes from the coding sequence ATGGTGGATCGCGCACTTCCCGTACTCGATCTCGCGTCGGCGGAATCGGCGCCGCAGCGCTTTCGTGCCGAATTGCGCGCCGCCACACACGAATTCGGTTTCTTCTATCTGACCGGTCACGGCATCGCATCCGAGCGCGCGGCCGAACTACTGGGGCTGGCGCGCCGGTTCTTCGCCCTGCCCGATGCGGCCAAACAGGAGATCGCACAGCTGCGCAGCCCGCAGTTCCGCGGGTATTCCCGGCTCGGCGGCGAACTCACCAACGGCCGCGTCGACTGGCGCGAGCAGATCGATATCGGCCCCGAGGCCGAGGTGATTCCGGGCGCGCGCGGCTATTGGAATCTGCAGGGCCCGAACCTCTGGCCCTCCGCACTGCCCGAATTACGTCCGGCCGTGCATGCCTGGGACGAATCGCTGGCGACCGTCGGCCGGGCGCTGCTGCGGCACTGGGCGGCGGCGCTGGGCGCGAACGACGATTTCTTCGATCCGGCCTTCACCGACCGGCCCGCCACCCTGATCAAAATCGTGCGCTATCCCGGTAATCGCGACAATCCGCAGGGTGTCGGCGCGCACAAGGATTCCGGTGTGCTGACCCTGTTGCTGGTCGAACCGGATTCCCGTGGCCTGCAGGTGGAATCGTCGTCCGGAGGATGGATCGACGTGTCACCGCTACCCGGTGCGTTCATCGTCAATATCGGCGAACTGCTCGAGGTCGCCACCGGTGGTTATCTGCGTGCCACCCGACATCGCGTGCTGGCGCCGGAGCCCGGCGCCGACCGCATCGCCATTCCGTATTTCCACAATCCGGCACTCGACGCCCGGATACCGCTACTGCCGCTGCCGCCGGAACTGGCCGCGGCGGCGCGCGGGGTCACCGCCGATCCGGCCAATCCGATATTCGACACCTACGGCGAGAATGCCTGGAAATCCCGCACCCGCGCCCATCCCGACGTCGCCGAACTCCACCACGGCATCAGGCCGAGCGCCCCGGCATCGGCCTACTGA
- a CDS encoding class I SAM-dependent methyltransferase — MERTFEDLVDEAAAVSVAGWDFSWLDGRATEDRPSWGYQRLMSARLATATAALDIQTGGGEVLAEATSLPATMVATESWPPNIAAATALLHPRGAVVVATPDDAPLPFADRAFDLVTCRHPATVRWDEIARVLRPGGAYFAQHVGPASVFELVEYFLGPQPEARRGRDPRDEAAAARTAGLDIADLRTERLRVEFHDIGAVIYFLRKVVWMVPGFTVDRYRTELRRLHERIEREGPFIAHSTRTLIEATAG, encoded by the coding sequence ATGGAACGAACCTTCGAGGATCTGGTGGACGAGGCCGCGGCGGTGTCCGTGGCCGGCTGGGATTTCTCATGGCTCGACGGACGCGCCACCGAGGACCGCCCGTCCTGGGGATATCAACGGCTGATGAGCGCCCGGCTGGCGACCGCGACGGCGGCACTGGATATTCAGACCGGCGGTGGCGAGGTTCTGGCCGAGGCGACCTCGCTGCCGGCCACCATGGTCGCCACCGAGTCGTGGCCGCCGAATATCGCGGCGGCCACCGCCCTGTTGCATCCGCGCGGCGCGGTGGTTGTCGCCACGCCCGACGACGCACCGCTGCCCTTCGCCGACCGGGCGTTCGATCTGGTGACCTGCCGGCATCCGGCAACCGTGCGGTGGGACGAGATCGCCCGGGTGCTCCGGCCCGGCGGCGCCTACTTCGCTCAGCACGTAGGGCCCGCGAGCGTATTCGAGTTGGTCGAGTACTTCCTCGGTCCGCAGCCCGAGGCCCGCCGCGGCCGCGATCCCCGCGACGAGGCCGCAGCGGCGCGCACCGCCGGCCTGGATATCGCCGATCTGCGCACCGAACGCCTGCGCGTCGAATTCCACGACATCGGCGCGGTGATCTACTTCCTGCGCAAAGTCGTCTGGATGGTGCCCGGTTTCACCGTAGACCGCTACCGCACCGAACTGCGCCGCCTGCACGAACGGATCGAGCGAGAGGGCCCCTTCATCGCCCATTCCACACGCACTCTCATCGAAGCAACGGCCGGGTAG
- a CDS encoding low temperature requirement protein A yields the protein MSDSEPSTSAGLAHRLVPMIGRDPDERGRVSSPLELLFDLTFVVAVGTAASYFAEMVAAGHAGKAVLAFLLAMFAIVLAWINFSWFASAFATDDWLDRVLTMLQMIGVVIFALGLPAMFHSVDQGDHLELRVMVIGYVVMRVAMVLQWTRAARQSPRFRDVGAANVRWTVIAQIGWVIIGFVHLPLGVVIGGVLVLGVLELLLPVITQGSAGGTPWHPHHVAERYSLFAIITLGEGVVGTVASSGDLLGGVDGTHWSADAIAVVVAGVGLTFGMWWVYFITPFGDILVHRRNRGYLFGYGHFPLYIGIAGAGAGLHVAGLQLEHHTRIGPVAVVATLALPVGLYLLMVYLLHTLLLSAPDPFHILLLALTAIVLAVAMILAAVGVSIAICLIIVMISPFITVIGYETVGHRHQRQMLANLERA from the coding sequence ATGAGCGATTCCGAACCCAGCACTTCGGCCGGACTGGCGCATCGTCTCGTCCCGATGATCGGCCGCGACCCCGATGAGCGGGGTCGCGTGTCCTCACCCCTGGAACTGCTGTTCGATCTGACCTTCGTGGTCGCCGTCGGCACCGCCGCCTCCTATTTCGCCGAGATGGTCGCGGCGGGGCATGCGGGCAAGGCGGTGCTGGCCTTCCTCCTCGCGATGTTCGCGATCGTGCTCGCGTGGATCAATTTCAGCTGGTTCGCCTCGGCCTTCGCCACCGACGACTGGCTCGACCGGGTGCTGACCATGCTGCAGATGATCGGTGTGGTGATCTTCGCCCTGGGCCTGCCCGCGATGTTCCACTCGGTCGATCAGGGCGATCACCTCGAACTGCGGGTCATGGTCATCGGATATGTCGTCATGCGGGTCGCGATGGTGCTGCAGTGGACCCGTGCCGCACGTCAGTCGCCGCGGTTCCGCGACGTCGGCGCGGCGAATGTGCGCTGGACGGTGATCGCCCAAATCGGCTGGGTGATCATCGGATTCGTGCACCTGCCGCTGGGGGTCGTGATCGGAGGCGTCCTCGTCCTGGGCGTGCTGGAACTACTGCTGCCGGTGATCACGCAGGGCAGCGCGGGCGGAACCCCCTGGCATCCGCATCACGTCGCCGAGCGCTACAGCCTCTTCGCGATCATCACCCTGGGGGAGGGGGTGGTCGGCACCGTGGCCTCCTCCGGAGACCTGCTCGGCGGTGTGGACGGGACGCACTGGAGTGCCGACGCCATCGCGGTCGTCGTGGCGGGTGTGGGCCTGACCTTCGGCATGTGGTGGGTGTACTTCATCACCCCGTTCGGCGACATCCTCGTCCACCGCCGCAATCGGGGCTATCTGTTCGGCTACGGCCACTTCCCGCTCTACATCGGTATCGCCGGTGCGGGCGCCGGTCTGCACGTGGCCGGGCTGCAACTCGAACACCACACGCGGATCGGGCCGGTCGCCGTCGTCGCGACGCTGGCGCTGCCGGTCGGCCTCTATCTGCTGATGGTGTATCTGCTGCACACCCTGCTGCTGTCGGCTCCGGACCCGTTCCACATCCTGCTGCTGGCCCTGACCGCGATCGTGCTGGCCGTGGCGATGATCCTGGCCGCCGTCGGCGTCTCGATCGCGATCTGCCTGATCATCGTGATGATCTCTCCGTTCATCACCGTGATCGGCTACGAAACCGTCGGCCACCGCCATCAGCGGCAGATGCTGGCGAATCTGGAGCGGGCCTGA
- a CDS encoding SAM-dependent methyltransferase, translated as MTQPAAAYPSVVPVGVDTARASIARVYDAALNGKDNFEVDREVLAQVRTVAPQVNDLAWANRDFLIRACRFLASQAGIDQYLDLGSGLPTAENTHQVVQRVQPGAKVVYVDNDPMVLAHGRALLSDNPDTTIVAGDIFRPHEVLTESTVRAELDFTRPMALFHIGTLHHYLGDDAAALMRTYVDALPSGSYFSIAHFYDPEEPELSDLARRMEDKFVHSPMGSGRFRTRDEIQAMFGGLEMVEPGLVLADEWWPDGPRLAPLSEVRRCIVAGIGRKP; from the coding sequence ATGACACAGCCTGCTGCCGCGTACCCGAGCGTGGTGCCGGTCGGAGTGGACACCGCACGCGCCAGCATCGCTCGCGTGTACGACGCGGCGCTCAACGGCAAGGACAATTTCGAGGTCGACCGGGAGGTGCTGGCGCAGGTGCGCACGGTGGCGCCACAGGTCAACGATCTCGCCTGGGCCAATCGCGATTTCCTGATCCGGGCCTGCCGATTCCTGGCCTCCCAGGCCGGCATCGACCAGTATCTGGACCTCGGCTCCGGGCTGCCGACCGCGGAGAACACGCATCAGGTGGTGCAGCGGGTACAGCCGGGGGCGAAGGTCGTCTACGTCGACAACGACCCCATGGTGCTGGCGCACGGCCGGGCGCTGTTGAGTGACAACCCGGATACCACCATCGTCGCGGGCGATATCTTCCGCCCGCACGAGGTACTCACCGAATCGACCGTTCGCGCCGAACTCGATTTCACGCGTCCGATGGCCTTATTCCACATCGGCACCCTGCACCATTACCTCGGTGACGACGCCGCGGCGCTGATGCGGACCTATGTCGATGCCCTGCCGTCGGGTTCCTACTTCTCGATCGCGCACTTCTACGATCCGGAGGAGCCCGAACTCAGCGATCTCGCGCGCCGGATGGAGGACAAATTCGTCCACAGCCCGATGGGCAGCGGTCGGTTCCGCACCCGGGACGAGATCCAGGCCATGTTCGGCGGACTCGAAATGGTCGAACCCGGTCTGGTGCTGGCCGACGAGTGGTGGCCGGACGGTCCGCGTCTGGCCCCGCTGTCCGAGGTGCGGCGCTGCATCGTCGCCGGTATCGGCCGCAAACCCTGA
- a CDS encoding ABC transporter substrate-binding protein has translation MSGRIRTALSIVAAGSVAAMLLSACGSSGTAHTENGVTSLKYLGWSDQVTPPELAENLGFFDGKIKLDYAGNTISGPQEIQTAATGQIDFGGAFAGAVAKLAGAGAPITAVVNYYGSDEKSFQGYYTLDSSPIHTAADLVGKKVGVNTLGGQNEADIHDALKKAGLSVDQIKSVQLVALPPPNIEQALRQGQIDAAALNGQFQQRALATGGIRPIFTELDEYGGPINGGPYVFRNDFIAKNPDVVRTFTTGVAKALEWERTTPRDQVIAKFTDIINARHRAGEDTSTLKYWLSVGVPAKYGKLSDEDFTRWQSWLEDTGGIDHKLEPGKFYTNKFNALVQPQDAAGK, from the coding sequence ATGTCCGGACGTATCCGCACCGCATTATCGATAGTCGCAGCCGGATCGGTTGCCGCCATGCTGCTCAGCGCCTGCGGCAGCAGCGGGACGGCCCATACCGAGAACGGCGTCACATCGCTGAAGTATCTGGGCTGGAGCGATCAGGTCACCCCTCCGGAGCTCGCGGAAAATCTCGGATTCTTCGACGGCAAGATCAAACTCGACTATGCCGGTAACACCATCAGCGGACCGCAGGAAATCCAGACCGCCGCGACCGGGCAGATCGATTTCGGCGGGGCTTTCGCCGGTGCCGTCGCCAAGCTGGCCGGTGCGGGCGCGCCCATCACCGCGGTGGTCAACTACTACGGCTCGGACGAGAAATCCTTCCAGGGCTACTACACGCTCGACAGCAGCCCGATCCACACGGCCGCCGACCTCGTCGGGAAGAAGGTCGGCGTCAATACGCTCGGCGGTCAGAACGAGGCCGATATCCACGATGCGCTGAAGAAGGCCGGACTGAGCGTCGATCAGATCAAATCGGTGCAGCTGGTCGCGCTGCCGCCGCCGAATATCGAGCAGGCGCTGCGGCAGGGGCAGATCGACGCGGCGGCATTGAACGGGCAATTCCAGCAGCGCGCACTGGCCACCGGCGGAATTCGCCCGATCTTCACCGAACTCGACGAATACGGCGGCCCGATCAACGGCGGTCCCTACGTATTCCGCAACGATTTCATCGCGAAGAATCCCGATGTGGTCCGCACCTTCACCACCGGTGTGGCGAAGGCGCTGGAGTGGGAACGCACCACGCCGCGTGATCAGGTGATCGCGAAATTCACCGACATCATCAATGCCCGGCATCGCGCCGGTGAGGACACTTCGACGCTGAAATACTGGCTGTCCGTTGGGGTTCCGGCCAAGTACGGCAAATTGTCGGATGAGGATTTCACCCGCTGGCAGAGCTGGCTCGAGGACACCGGCGGTATCGATCACAAGCTGGAGCCGGGCAAGTTCTACACGAACAAGTTCAACGCGCTGGTGCAGCCGCAGGACGCGGCGGGTAAGTAG
- a CDS encoding TetR/AcrR family transcriptional regulator, translated as MTTAQRRYGGRAVAERKAERRDRFLRAATRIFAERGYPNCSLADVCAAAGLSRRQFYEEFATREDVLVAAYDRIQDEAAAAVTTALAEAGGQPTGRAAITTALTAYLASIDSDPYRAKVAFVEVVGVSERMERHRRDRRHLWAQVIDTAIVPLSGPGARTAGPPGLAAGTLIGAVNGLADEWLFRQPRPPVGDLVELLVRVADSLIDRE; from the coding sequence GTGACGACCGCACAACGCCGCTACGGTGGCCGTGCCGTCGCGGAACGCAAGGCGGAACGGCGTGATCGCTTCCTGCGCGCGGCGACCCGGATCTTTGCCGAACGCGGCTACCCGAACTGTTCGCTGGCCGACGTGTGCGCGGCCGCGGGCCTGTCCCGGCGGCAGTTCTACGAGGAGTTCGCGACCAGGGAGGACGTGCTGGTCGCGGCCTACGACCGGATCCAGGACGAGGCCGCCGCCGCGGTCACGACGGCGCTCGCCGAAGCCGGTGGGCAACCCACCGGCCGCGCCGCGATCACCACCGCGCTCACCGCCTATCTGGCCTCGATCGACTCCGATCCCTATCGCGCCAAGGTCGCCTTCGTGGAGGTGGTCGGGGTCAGCGAACGGATGGAACGGCATCGCCGCGACCGCAGGCATCTGTGGGCGCAGGTCATCGACACCGCGATCGTGCCGCTGTCCGGTCCCGGCGCGCGCACCGCCGGGCCGCCCGGGCTCGCCGCCGGTACCCTGATCGGCGCCGTGAACGGGCTGGCCGACGAATGGCTGTTCCGGCAGCCGCGTCCGCCCGTCGGCGATCTGGTGGAACTCCTTGTCCGCGTGGCGGATTCGCTGATCGACCGGGAATGA
- a CDS encoding metallophosphoesterase — MPVFSSPALRRAALGSGAKIAAAAAGTAVAGIGYASLIERNAFILREATMPVLQPGSSSLRVLHISDLHMTPGQKLKQAWVRELDALEPDLVVNTGDNLAHPKSVPAVVQSLSSLLARPGIFVFGSNDYFAPVPKNPLNYFDKNHKRRLGDPLPWQDMRAAFTERGWLDLTHVRRDIEVAGIKIATAGVDDPHLVRDRYDTVAGTPNPLADLSIGLTHSPEPRVLDRFADDGYDLVLAGHTHGGQLCLPGYGALVTNCGIDRSRVKGPSRWGAHTRLHVSAGLGTSPWAPYRFCCRPEATLLTLVAAPPKRPVADSGHGVSESEAVAR; from the coding sequence ATGCCCGTATTCTCGTCCCCCGCACTTCGACGAGCAGCGCTGGGCTCCGGAGCCAAGATCGCCGCGGCGGCCGCCGGTACCGCGGTGGCCGGAATCGGCTACGCCTCGCTGATCGAACGCAATGCCTTCATCCTGCGCGAGGCCACGATGCCGGTGCTGCAGCCGGGCTCATCGAGCCTGCGCGTCCTGCACATCAGCGATCTGCACATGACGCCCGGTCAGAAGCTCAAACAGGCCTGGGTCCGGGAACTGGACGCGCTGGAACCCGATCTGGTCGTCAACACCGGTGACAATCTCGCGCATCCGAAGTCGGTGCCCGCGGTCGTGCAGTCGCTGTCGTCGCTGCTGGCGCGTCCGGGCATCTTCGTCTTCGGCAGTAACGACTACTTCGCGCCGGTGCCGAAGAATCCGCTGAACTACTTCGACAAGAACCACAAGCGCCGGCTCGGCGATCCGCTGCCCTGGCAGGACATGCGCGCGGCGTTCACCGAACGCGGCTGGCTCGATCTGACCCATGTGCGGCGCGATATCGAGGTCGCCGGCATCAAGATCGCCACGGCCGGTGTGGACGATCCGCATCTCGTCCGCGATCGGTACGACACCGTCGCGGGCACACCGAATCCGCTGGCCGATCTGAGTATCGGACTCACCCATTCGCCCGAACCGCGGGTGCTGGACCGATTCGCCGACGATGGCTACGACCTGGTGCTCGCCGGGCACACGCACGGCGGGCAGCTGTGTCTTCCCGGCTACGGCGCGCTGGTCACCAATTGCGGAATCGATCGCTCGCGGGTCAAGGGTCCGTCGCGCTGGGGTGCGCACACCAGACTGCACGTATCGGCCGGTCTCGGCACCTCGCCGTGGGCGCCGTACCGCTTCTGCTGCCGCCCCGAGGCGACCTTGCTGACGCTGGTGGCCGCACCGCCGAAGCGCCCTGTTGCCGACAGTGGTCATGGCGTGTCCGAATCGGAGGCCGTGGCGCGCTAG
- a CDS encoding lipase family protein, with protein sequence MATLAVLTTTGIGATASADPPPVAPAAPIPLPPELDPGFYHPPADIVAAKAPGEIIAAREVHVANLGVVPVNVDAWQVSYRSNNSRDQAIPAVATVLKPRGSTPDKLVSMQIAEDSLAGYCAPSYAIQHLSASTFLGQIVAPAEFVIAQGALQQGWAVVIPDHEGPDNAYAAGPLAGRITLDGIRAARDFAPMRVAPDARIGMYGYSGGAIATGHAAELKSSYAPELNIVGTAEGGVPADLGMTLNVANGQMTSGLVLAAVMGLTHEYPEFGQFVGEHMDPLGRAVTTVQSGLCVQYVSSLLPFLNIKGMLQVPGDPMRQPPVADVLDKTRMGKTVPDMPMYIWQGNPDEIIPVGQVNNLVDTYCQSPSATVQYTREHFAEHVATEISGAGPAMLWLRDRLDGVPAQPGCHTGDAGWLLLDPNGFQMLASTFGETFASFFGKPIGVK encoded by the coding sequence ATGGCGACGCTCGCCGTGCTGACGACCACCGGAATCGGAGCGACCGCGTCCGCCGACCCGCCGCCCGTCGCGCCCGCCGCGCCGATTCCACTTCCCCCGGAACTGGATCCGGGCTTCTACCACCCTCCGGCCGATATCGTCGCCGCGAAGGCCCCCGGCGAGATCATCGCGGCCCGCGAGGTGCATGTCGCCAATCTCGGCGTCGTACCGGTCAATGTGGATGCGTGGCAGGTGTCCTATCGCTCGAACAACAGCCGTGACCAGGCCATACCCGCGGTCGCAACGGTGCTGAAACCGCGCGGCTCGACACCGGACAAACTGGTGTCGATGCAGATCGCCGAGGATTCGCTCGCCGGATACTGCGCGCCTTCCTATGCGATACAACATCTTTCGGCCTCGACGTTCCTCGGCCAGATCGTCGCCCCGGCGGAGTTCGTGATCGCACAGGGCGCACTCCAGCAGGGCTGGGCGGTGGTGATTCCCGATCACGAGGGCCCGGACAACGCCTATGCGGCCGGACCGCTCGCCGGGCGGATCACCCTCGACGGTATCCGCGCGGCCCGTGATTTCGCACCGATGCGCGTGGCCCCCGATGCGCGCATCGGGATGTACGGCTATTCGGGCGGGGCGATCGCCACCGGTCACGCGGCGGAGCTGAAGAGCAGTTACGCGCCGGAACTGAATATCGTCGGCACCGCCGAGGGTGGCGTTCCGGCCGATCTCGGGATGACGCTGAACGTGGCCAACGGGCAGATGACCTCGGGCCTGGTACTCGCCGCGGTCATGGGACTGACGCACGAGTATCCGGAGTTCGGGCAGTTCGTCGGCGAGCACATGGACCCGCTCGGCCGCGCCGTGACGACCGTGCAGAGCGGCCTGTGCGTCCAGTACGTCAGCAGCCTGCTCCCGTTCCTGAATATCAAAGGGATGCTGCAGGTTCCGGGTGATCCGATGCGGCAGCCCCCGGTCGCGGACGTGCTCGACAAGACCCGCATGGGAAAGACGGTGCCGGATATGCCCATGTACATCTGGCAGGGCAACCCCGACGAGATCATCCCGGTGGGCCAGGTGAACAATCTGGTCGACACGTACTGCCAAAGCCCTTCCGCCACTGTGCAGTACACCCGCGAGCACTTCGCCGAACATGTCGCCACCGAGATATCCGGCGCGGGCCCGGCCATGCTCTGGCTACGCGACCGGCTCGACGGCGTGCCCGCCCAACCCGGCTGCCACACCGGGGACGCGGGCTGGTTGCTGTTGGATCCCAACGGTTTCCAGATGCTCGCGTCGACCTTCGGTGAAACCTTCGCCTCGTTCTTCGGTAAGCCGATCGGCGTGAAATAG
- a CDS encoding GatB/YqeY domain-containing protein, translated as MSELKSKLRADLTAAMKAKDSLRLNTLRMLLAAVQNAEVAGTEAKELSDAEVIAVLGKEAKKRNEAAVVYEQAGRGELAANERAEQEVIDEYLPTPLTDAEVADLADTAIADVAEQLGERPGMKQMGQVMKIATALAAGRADGSRISAAVRSRL; from the coding sequence ATGTCGGAACTCAAATCGAAGTTGCGCGCGGATCTGACCGCGGCGATGAAGGCCAAGGACTCCCTGCGCCTCAACACGCTGCGCATGCTGCTGGCTGCGGTGCAGAACGCCGAGGTCGCGGGTACCGAGGCGAAGGAACTGTCCGATGCCGAGGTGATCGCGGTCCTCGGCAAGGAGGCGAAGAAGCGCAACGAGGCCGCGGTGGTCTACGAACAGGCCGGTCGCGGTGAGCTGGCGGCCAACGAGCGGGCCGAACAGGAGGTCATCGACGAATACCTGCCGACGCCCCTCACCGACGCCGAGGTCGCCGATCTCGCCGACACCGCCATCGCCGACGTGGCCGAGCAACTCGGTGAGCGCCCGGGCATGAAACAGATGGGCCAGGTCATGAAGATCGCGACGGCGCTGGCGGCGGGCCGCGCGGACGGTTCGCGGATCTCGGCGGCGGTCCGTTCCCGGCTGTAG
- a CDS encoding DUF6194 family protein, with protein sequence MSMDRILETIRGFDGVLELAPTAGDAFPEIAWGDHFFYYAPDGRVPRSQPYATIVTKNYPDDTACDLGPGRWRLNIHVGSSAYTELVGASPREEPESVDYTAVDTILPHPLYRAQGWIAIINPDNRTREQALALLRAAHDDARRRSGRRTAPGQAAVNE encoded by the coding sequence ATGAGTATGGACCGGATTCTCGAGACGATTCGCGGTTTCGACGGTGTGCTGGAGCTCGCCCCTACCGCCGGCGACGCCTTCCCGGAGATCGCCTGGGGCGACCACTTCTTCTACTACGCCCCCGACGGCCGGGTACCGCGCAGCCAGCCGTACGCGACGATCGTGACCAAGAACTACCCCGACGACACCGCATGCGATCTCGGCCCGGGCCGATGGCGGCTCAACATTCACGTCGGCTCGAGCGCTTACACCGAACTCGTCGGAGCTTCGCCGCGAGAGGAACCGGAATCGGTCGACTACACCGCCGTCGACACGATCCTGCCGCACCCGCTGTATCGAGCCCAGGGCTGGATCGCGATCATCAACCCGGACAACCGGACTCGCGAACAGGCCCTCGCCCTGCTGCGTGCGGCGCATGACGATGCCCGGCGACGGTCCGGCCGCCGGACAGCGCCGGGGCAGGCGGCCGTGAACGAATAG
- a CDS encoding MerR family transcriptional regulator produces the protein MGTDTIAAVAAATGYSVQQIRDLERLGVIPAARRAENGYRRFGAIHLRDLRAYRDLAFAIGPVEARHTMSTIRSLPPDEAAARVCSLHAGLEAERRQTLAARTALSAIHDESATDTAEVDADVMTITELSRALGLRASTLRFWEHEGLLTPERIATRAGTARRYHLPAIREARITSALRAAGYGIADVREALTALRELHDTGRSLDALAGRLHSVAERQLALLRAAATLAEIIQPQ, from the coding sequence ATGGGTACGGACACGATCGCGGCGGTCGCGGCGGCGACCGGCTATTCGGTCCAGCAGATTCGCGATCTGGAACGACTCGGTGTCATCCCGGCCGCGCGCCGGGCCGAAAACGGGTACCGGCGATTCGGCGCGATCCATCTCCGCGATCTGCGCGCTTATCGCGATCTCGCCTTCGCGATAGGCCCGGTCGAAGCCCGCCATACGATGTCGACGATCCGATCACTGCCGCCCGACGAGGCCGCCGCCCGGGTGTGCTCGCTGCATGCCGGACTCGAGGCCGAGCGTCGGCAGACACTCGCCGCACGCACCGCCCTGTCCGCGATTCACGACGAATCGGCAACCGACACAGCGGAAGTGGACGCGGATGTCATGACCATCACCGAGCTGTCGCGTGCGCTCGGGCTGCGTGCCTCGACGCTGCGCTTCTGGGAACACGAGGGCCTGTTGACTCCCGAGCGAATCGCCACCCGCGCGGGAACGGCCCGGCGCTACCATCTCCCGGCGATCCGCGAGGCACGCATCACCTCCGCGCTGCGTGCCGCCGGCTACGGCATCGCGGACGTGCGCGAAGCCCTCACCGCCCTGCGGGAATTGCACGACACCGGCCGTTCGCTCGACGCGCTCGCCGGTCGGCTGCACAGCGTCGCCGAACGCCAGCTCGCGCTGCTGCGCGCCGCCGCGACCCTGGCCGAGATCATCCAGCCGCAATAG